Within Mercenaria mercenaria strain notata chromosome 15, MADL_Memer_1, whole genome shotgun sequence, the genomic segment catatgatttttttttttagaaaaaaatgcgaTCTAAGATACATTCTTATTTTAAATATAGGGCTACCAActcttttgaaaatttatagaTCTATGCACGGAACAATGCATTTCAGTTTACTTTTTgttttcagagaacatacatgtTGTATATTAAAACCATTTTCGTTCACAATTTACAGTTTTCGACTAACGAAATTTTCACACACTCTctgtatacatttatatatagatatatctCAAAAGTCCTTTGCTTTCGAGTAGTTGATATAATATCTCTTAATCACTTACTTTGTTTAAATCGAATCCTTTGTGCACGGGGATCCTCTTCAATGTTCTTGAACATTTTTTCGCAGATTCAACAGGTGAAAGTAAAACCAACAATGAAATTAAACCTAACTGCGTAAACGCAGTAAAGGATAAACGAtttatctccatttttttttcaatgtatcttttatcaataaaataataaaaagactcAACAAAGCTAACTTTTTGACACAAAGAGGTCTATATAACTTCAGGACAACCTTCTATACTCTCGAAACACTTGCCAAGTCTAATGTTAAATAATGACTACTACTAACTTAACAGATCACGTGATAATGTGGTCTGATGCTGTAATATCTGCGCGCGCAGTTTGTTTCAAAGGTAATTTCGGTACAGCGaaagttttatgtttacaaaTATTGAAACTTGTTAATACCAAGGCTATTGtttatctttgttttcttttttcttctcgGCTTTAAACAACTATGTCATTTTAAAAGACTGAAGTTGTTTTTCTGTAAATTCTATGTAGTACTTTAACTTAAAATGATCAAAGAtgataatttatatatacatgttctcACACTATAAGGAAAAGTACATTGTATGTCAGATTTCTGTGTCTCATTTATGTTCCAATAGTTACTCTTTTAATCTGTTTGATTGGTTTAGCCAATACGCTTATTATTTGATGAACCCCTTGTTCAAGCACGTGTTTCAGAATTGCAGCACGGCCAAGTCTGGAAGCAACGGCAATGACGTACGTATTTCTGAACGAAACATGTTATTGTGAGCACTAATTTTTCTAAGTTAGAAACTTTCCTATCCAATGATCATGGTTTCGATTCAAAGTTGGATGAAAATCTGTTGGGTTTTTTTCGAAATGTAAAGTCTCAGAGTACAGTCAATAAAAAGTCGAAACATTGGGTGGTAAAATTGTTTATATGGAAATATAAGGAATAACACCACAAATTTTCTTTCCACATGGTACCAAATTATATCAAACTACTGTAAGCAATATCTTTTATaatctgaaatagaaaaagtaagatctccacaggtcgctcaattgcaacacgacaaaaaagaaaatgttgcaggcttggtttgattgagcctgttcagggacggtagtggaaatgcatgctaccgtcccgggttgagcagaactcaatatttataCATGCtacaaatacaacaaaaacaatttagagacatccgcagatgtgttcatacggcggttcacacagaaccttcaatgatacactagcgtgtaattccatgaaaagcggcgtatggtccccagttaaaatgggtttgccctaaacgtgaaaacaatgggcagaactgaacaaaatggaatttagaagtgggatctgaggttatggagcttgcATATCATCTGAGTCTTGTTTGTTGCAAATAGTCCAGCGGTGTGAGAGAATATCTAACCTGGTTCTTTGAGATATGAGATCACTGACATTTTTAGTTATATCCTTGTTTTTAATAAACATAACAAACacaatttttcggcgacgccgtctaaattcgttttcgttacctatgtcaCCTGACTACAGTTTgcgaatcaaactacttgataacgcattatagataatttatcaaaatggaagatttatgcaacactctgcctgattggacgagagtgtcaatttctttcactctgttgattgtgctacgctgagtgaaatgtagacaaagcgtttatcctaaacgacgctgttcacaattttaaagctaactttggctcagtatatttagcaagaatattgatatatctcaaaatgataagtaagtttaataaatatgataaaaacctgttcaaataccaacatatatcaaattaaagaaagagccgaatacggtctgcgtatcacatgaataagggtgtgataagagtcttttatgtagagaagtgctttttaaaagattttccttgttacaattgtcgtctgtatatgaaaaggtttcttgcttttgtgactcagattgcatattaaaatgagtacttgtttgctttgatttatttgttataaattatttaactgattgatttattatatatgaatatttttctttaatatggtatgcaaatattgaactcagttgaaatctgtttcattatatatatgctatataatgactgaatctcattacactgaaatgaaggtactctgcatacagtttatcaatgtgatatgactacggtcaaactttgtttatgaaacagaaatattgaaataatttcaattgtatgttttgtttgaccttcacttttttataggtgtgacgtcattgtccaaagattcatgaatagcgaatatgcatttgtcaaagcgggatcagttggcctattttagaaataaataaaaataataaataaaaaaaatcctttaattaattttttctcatgtaatctaatcaaacttgatttgtagcatctttattaggcccgcaaccaactttgttcagctgggacatttgaccccttttagggactgctagagctaaaactagaaatgccttatacagcgtctcatgaacagcttggtggatctttgtcatacttggtctggaccatcattataaggtcctcttccaaattttatatagcaacttgGGCCCTaatagggaccactatagctaaaagtagatatgcctttcttcgcattaaccactaaaatgtaatgaattttatcaaactcgatgtgtaacaatatcgtaaggtctcctgctattttgttccaaatggggatagggaccaacttagctaaaaatataaactcgtttaatgacctcttctcatgaaccgcttcatgaatcttcatcaaactactgctgtaattattcgtctaaggataaacgaaacaaaattgcaactctacgaaacctttgcgaaaaattaaaagagaaccatttaaattgttaaagtgcggtgtttagttttgcaatttgaaaaatgttagatgaaagatgaatgttagatgaaaaattcataaacttctttccttattacaattcgccgaccatcatttttaaagatatttcttgtttgaactTAATTTGCAATAGTCCCTCCGAAAGTTCTACTAATTTATTTAGCTTATTTAGTCTGCATCTAGttccttttagaaaaaaaaacaagtacttgTAAGGACGCATTCAAAAACACatatatacaaatgaaataacaatagagatatataaaacatacatgtagaaATAAATTACGACCGTACATAAAGAAGGAACACTGCAAAGAACCTctttggaacagtcagtggcaaattAAAGGACAGAATCCAACAGGAAAGATCACATATTTGATATTCACACTGACCACAGTTAGGAGAACTGCGACTGTAGGTGCTATAGTTTTGGCAACCGGAtgtaactgaaatagtgttgcaACAGTGCTTTTAACATGATGTaatgaaacaaatttataaacattGAGATAATGGCCTGGTTTAGATACACAGGTTAAACGTACATACCCTTGATAGGGTGATGTTATCGCTACTGCACCCAACGGTTATTTTCAATTTGTGATATCAGTCGtatttgataaaacattcatttgtttttaagCTTTTCATAtcgtaaattttgtaaataaatgtatattaaaaaagaacatataaaTACCGGCCAAGTTTTAACAGAAGAAACATGTAAGTAAATAcgtttaattatttcatttttgtcgatTTCAACATGACCTCCGAAGCTGGCGTTTACTCTGTGGCCTGACACTTATCAACTATATTAACAACGTCACCTTCTTTTCcaattttctttctaaaagtcATGTTAGATTTTAAACCCGGTAAAAGAACCAATAACTTTTCCTCCTGCATTGAAACTTCTTACGGCAACCTCATCGCCCGCACTCAGTTCTAGCACAACAGAATTAGAACCCTGTGGTTCCTGGCCCAGATTCGCACCCCGAACAGCTGATATCTCTGCCACTCTTCTACCGTTATGTACAATGTGTAAAGTTGTACCGTCTCGATTTGACACGTCCTTGACGCTTGTTGCGAAGAAATACTGGTCAGCAGATGGCGCCACAAAAATACCAGTGACTGAAGAGTAGTGACTTCCTGTGTTTGTTATTATCTCGTCGAAGACAATAATCTCGTCCGGCGTGTGAATCTCAAAAAACTTACTCTCCATATTTTGGGGATTAAAGATGGTCATCGTTCTCGCAGAAAAAGCTGGTTTTTGAAAGATTTCTGAAAaagtgaataaataaaatgaaatttgaataaaatgactTAATGATTAATCTCTGAACCTTCAAATAGTTTGTATTATAAAAGAAAGACtgtatgttatgaaatatataattgagccgtgccatgggaaaaccaacattgtgggtttgcgaccagcatggatccagaccagcctgcgcatccgcgcagtctggtcaggatccatgctgttcgcttttaaagcctactgcacttagagaaaccattagcaaacagcatggatcctgactacactgcgcggatgcgcaggctggtctggatccatgctggtcgcaaacccactatgttggttttcccatggcacggctcataagaagatcctttgaagcATTATTTGCATCCAAGCAGAAaaaaaagcagactcggtttgattgagtctgttcataaaaggtTATGAAATACGCAACAACCGTACGCCCCTAGCATCGTTTTACCGGTTAGCGGGATTGTTATAATAAAGtgacctgaaaatataacaaagctATGTCAAAGTTGTAGAGAGGCAGTGTCCGTTGTTACAATGTACCTTTTATTACTGAAATACCGTCACTAACCAAATTTATTGATTTGATTAGCCCAGCTACTCCCCTTTTCTTcatcacactggttattcgggtacctactcgtgtgagcgataccgccctcgtgtgatttatgtacatgtaggtagtttagggtatataaaaacaatgccaacgtatgacacatatttaagaatgttgaacattttaaagacagattcgtccgaggcaatgcattaattcgcactggtgaaaatatcagtcctcaataatattgatatgactataaaatttgaacaaatgtagCGAAATTCacgtattttgacgttttgagacgtatttttctttgttcaaagttgaataaaatgaattTGCCACTCAGCTTGGTGgaactatacatactcaactacaaaacgtttggatcatgtacctgcaagttctttttgttgataaaatttcatttatatgcatcctgttgctgtttttgatggtacctctgacgatggatgaaaataaacaaagatacctacccgtttgcacatgggtaccgtcctcgttatgtcagtgaacatttataaaactccccgcagcgtTTGCTTCCGCATACGGTACACTAAATAAACACAATTGAAGGCAGTtgctttgaggatctggaaataagaactggaaatgtgaaacccgacctttagtagatctatttgattagaattttaactttaaagatgtaaagaatGGGAGCGGACCGTGCTAGCAGTACTTCACCAATATtaaatcttccctcacacccaccctctattctacgcattctatcatcttgccttcttgaagttcttctttttctcctccagtctcattatgaaaacgaccaaatttgTCGCACACCGAGCAAAAGGGCTTAATATGTTAAGACCT encodes:
- the LOC123546440 gene encoding cerebellin-2-like, coding for MALMRIYKAVLFTMFNVWIFATADADVGSQTEQLRTNQTESGHSKIFQKPAFSARTMTIFNPQNMESKFFEIHTPDEIIVFDEIITNTGSHYSSVTGIFVAPSADQYFFATSVKDVSNRDGTTLHIVHNGRRVAEISAVRGANLGQEPQGSNSVVLELSAGDEVAVRSFNAGGKVIGSFTGFKI